In Bacteroidales bacterium, one genomic interval encodes:
- a CDS encoding isoprenyl transferase encodes MNLKEQIERNSLPRHVAVIMDGNGRWAEKKGVERIFGHRNGVESVRQVVEAAGELGIEYLTLYAFSTENWNRPRTEIDGLMALLTRSITNETNKLNENNVRLLVIGNVSDLPKSVHKQLNQAVSFLSDNTGLTLVLALSYSGRWEITNAVKTMVADVASGQLNPDQVDSALLESYLATSFMPDPELLIRTSGERRISNFLLWQLAYTELYFTPVLWPDYRKEHFYEAIIDFQRRERRFGKLSGRSRALQND; translated from the coding sequence ATGAATTTGAAGGAGCAAATAGAGCGTAACAGCCTTCCCAGGCATGTGGCCGTTATTATGGATGGCAACGGCCGCTGGGCAGAGAAGAAGGGCGTGGAGCGTATCTTCGGCCACCGGAACGGGGTGGAGTCGGTGCGTCAGGTGGTCGAGGCTGCAGGGGAGCTGGGGATTGAGTATCTGACTCTGTATGCCTTTTCGACCGAGAACTGGAACCGGCCCCGTACCGAGATCGATGGTCTGATGGCTCTTCTTACCCGTTCCATTACCAATGAAACCAATAAGCTAAACGAGAATAATGTCCGCCTGCTAGTGATTGGAAACGTGTCTGATCTTCCCAAAAGCGTACATAAACAACTGAATCAAGCAGTGAGTTTTCTTTCGGATAACACGGGGCTGACCCTGGTCCTGGCGCTGAGTTACAGCGGTCGTTGGGAAATCACCAATGCGGTAAAAACAATGGTGGCCGATGTAGCTTCCGGGCAACTTAATCCGGACCAGGTCGATTCTGCTTTACTGGAATCTTATCTGGCTACATCGTTCATGCCCGACCCCGAACTGCTTATCAGAACCAGCGGAGAGAGGAGGATCAGCAATTTTCTGCTCTGGCAACTTGCGTATACGGAACTCTACTTTACACCCGTATTGTGGCCCGATTACCGCAAGGAGCATTTCTACGAAGCCATTATCGATTTTCAACGACGGGAGCGACGATTCGGTAAGCTGAGTGGAAGGTCCAGAGCTTTACAAAACGATTAA